A region from the Candidatus Neomarinimicrobiota bacterium genome encodes:
- a CDS encoding SRPBCC family protein, whose product MTEVIKEIEINASKDKVWPILADIGSIQNYNPGVTKSLSTSEAKTGIGASRHCDLLPMGSVEERVIEWDEGNSYKIEIYDGKIVPFLGTAVFEVSENGENTHVKMTMNYEMKSGIMASMMGMMMKGKMDKAVESILVGLKHHVETGEEVSMKVYKNLSV is encoded by the coding sequence ATGACTGAAGTAATCAAAGAAATAGAAATTAATGCCTCAAAAGATAAAGTCTGGCCAATCTTGGCGGATATCGGTTCGATTCAGAATTATAATCCTGGAGTCACAAAATCCCTAAGCACTTCAGAAGCTAAAACCGGAATCGGAGCGAGCCGCCACTGTGACCTTCTTCCAATGGGTAGTGTGGAGGAAAGAGTAATCGAATGGGACGAAGGGAATAGTTACAAGATTGAAATTTATGATGGAAAAATAGTCCCGTTTTTAGGCACAGCTGTTTTTGAAGTATCAGAAAACGGTGAGAATACTCATGTCAAAATGACTATGAACTACGAAATGAAAAGTGGAATAATGGCTTCAATGATGGGTATGATGATGAAAGGTAAAATGGATAAAGCCGTTGAAAGCATTTTAGTTGGTTTAAAACATCACGTAGAAACAGGCGAAGAAGTGTCTATGAAAGTTTATAAGAACTTGAGTGTTTAA
- a CDS encoding cold-shock protein produces the protein MADRETGTVKWFNSRKGFGFIEREGGDDVFVHFSAIGGDGFKNLEEGQKVEFTVTDGEKGPQAENVISVS, from the coding sequence ATGGCAGATCGTGAAACAGGTACAGTAAAATGGTTCAATTCGAGGAAGGGATTTGGCTTCATTGAACGCGAAGGCGGTGATGATGTATTCGTTCACTTTAGTGCAATTGGTGGTGACGGATTCAAGAATCTTGAAGAAGGACAAAAAGTGGAGTTCACTGTCACCGACGGTGAGAAAGGCCCACAGGCCGAGAACGTAATATCTGTAAGTTAG